In Clostridium sp. JN-1, one genomic interval encodes:
- a CDS encoding amino acid permease encodes MGEQNKQNALNEDLERGLQGRHIQLIALGGAIGVGLFLGSATTIQQAGPSILFVYLVAGIMMFFIMRALGEIAVSYPVSGSFSAYATEFISPLAGYLTGWTYWFMWITTCMAEVTAVGVYVKFWIPSMPQWIPALLAVIIMTCINLIAVKAYGEFEFWFALIKVVTIIALIVLGAFMIIFGLGNGGKPIGISNLWSHGGFFPKGIGGAISSVVMVTFAFLGTELIGVTAGEAQNPEKTIPSAINKVIYRILIFYVGALFVIMAIYPWNEIGTTGSPFVLTFSKLGIAAAAGIINFVVLTAALSSCNSGIFSTGRMLYNLSLQGTAPKKFSELSKTKVPKNGIIISAGFLLIGVLLNYVVPSKVFTYVTSVATFGAIWTWGVILVCQMKFRKRLTDEQVKKLKFPMIGYPYCNWIALAFLIFVVFMMFFNHDTLIALIIAPIWFAILLICYYALGFNKKAKANENK; translated from the coding sequence ATGGGTGAACAAAATAAACAAAATGCGCTGAATGAAGATCTTGAACGTGGTCTTCAAGGAAGGCATATTCAATTAATTGCACTTGGTGGAGCAATTGGTGTTGGCTTATTTTTAGGGTCAGCAACTACAATTCAGCAAGCAGGACCATCAATTCTTTTTGTATATCTTGTTGCTGGAATTATGATGTTTTTTATTATGAGAGCACTTGGTGAAATAGCAGTTTCATATCCGGTTTCTGGATCTTTTAGTGCTTATGCTACTGAATTTATCAGCCCACTTGCTGGGTATTTAACTGGATGGACTTATTGGTTTATGTGGATTACAACATGTATGGCAGAAGTTACGGCAGTAGGTGTGTATGTTAAGTTTTGGATACCATCGATGCCGCAGTGGATACCAGCTCTTCTTGCAGTTATTATAATGACTTGTATAAATCTAATAGCTGTAAAAGCTTATGGAGAATTTGAATTCTGGTTTGCATTAATTAAAGTTGTTACAATCATTGCGCTGATTGTTTTAGGTGCCTTTATGATTATATTTGGTTTAGGAAATGGAGGCAAACCAATTGGTATTTCAAATTTATGGAGCCATGGAGGTTTCTTCCCTAAAGGTATAGGTGGAGCAATTTCATCAGTAGTTATGGTTACATTTGCATTTCTTGGGACTGAACTTATTGGAGTAACAGCAGGCGAAGCACAAAATCCTGAAAAGACTATACCATCAGCTATAAATAAAGTTATATATAGGATATTAATATTTTACGTAGGTGCACTTTTTGTAATTATGGCAATTTATCCATGGAATGAAATAGGAACGACTGGAAGTCCATTTGTTTTAACATTTAGTAAACTTGGAATTGCAGCAGCAGCAGGTATAATAAACTTTGTTGTATTAACAGCAGCTTTATCTTCATGTAATAGTGGTATTTTTAGTACAGGCCGTATGCTTTATAATCTCTCACTTCAAGGAACAGCACCAAAAAAGTTTTCTGAATTAAGTAAAACAAAGGTGCCAAAGAATGGTATAATAATTTCAGCAGGTTTCTTATTAATAGGAGTGTTACTAAATTATGTTGTTCCTTCAAAAGTATTTACGTATGTAACTAGTGTTGCAACTTTTGGAGCAATTTGGACATGGGGAGTAATATTAGTATGTCAAATGAAATTCAGAAAAAGACTTACAGATGAACAAGTAAAGAAATTAAAGTTCCCTATGATTGGATACCCTTACTGCAACTGGATTGCCTTAGCATTTTTAATATTTGTAGTCTTTATGATGTTCTTCAACCATGATACACTGATAGCACTTATCATTGCACCTATTTGGTTTGCAATTTTGTTAATTTGTTATTATGCACTTGGTTTTAATAAAAAAGCTAAAGCTAATGAAAATAAGTAA
- a CDS encoding amino acid permease — protein MKNKIGLWDLVFMNVSALFGIRWISKSTASSFGLGLGAIPMWILFTFIFFVPAALICAELAATYPRDGGLYEWVKEAYGDKQGFMVSWLNWTAKIFWYTSFLTFLIVNISYAIGVPALASSKIFVMVSSLIVFWVLSVISTKGMAFAKIFTSVGALGSTVPAILLIIMAFVSVYVFGHEPASAYTIQTLTPKLNASSFAAISSVMFALAGAETTANFVTEIDNPKKNFPKSIIIAAVMVAGLYVLGSIAITLILPTDKITASQGILVALSKVASDLGIGTWFIRLVALGISLSIFGAIILYIASPIKMLFGSVNKGIFSESFTKLNEHNIPTRAVYLQAVIVTVILVATALLPSVDAIYNVLVTMTALTALFPYVLLFSSYIKLRKSRPNENRPYEISKKNKTAIRISYMVLTVVIIGIVLSAAPVMDTLKGNIIYEVEMIGGGLIVIFSGIAIWNNFVKRTGFKENNADKAI, from the coding sequence ATGAAAAATAAAATTGGATTATGGGACTTAGTATTTATGAATGTATCAGCACTTTTTGGAATAAGGTGGATTTCTAAGTCAACAGCATCTAGCTTTGGACTTGGATTGGGTGCTATTCCAATGTGGATACTTTTTACATTTATTTTCTTTGTTCCAGCGGCTCTAATATGCGCAGAACTTGCTGCAACATATCCAAGAGACGGCGGACTCTATGAGTGGGTAAAAGAAGCTTATGGTGATAAACAAGGATTTATGGTTTCTTGGTTAAATTGGACAGCAAAAATATTTTGGTATACTTCATTTTTGACATTTTTAATTGTAAATATATCATATGCTATAGGAGTACCTGCACTTGCAAGCAGCAAAATATTTGTAATGGTATCATCATTAATAGTATTTTGGGTACTATCAGTAATAAGTACAAAAGGCATGGCTTTTGCTAAGATTTTTACGAGTGTTGGAGCATTAGGATCAACTGTCCCAGCAATATTGCTTATAATAATGGCATTTGTATCTGTCTATGTATTTGGACATGAGCCGGCATCAGCATACACAATTCAAACATTAACTCCAAAATTAAATGCAAGTTCATTTGCTGCGATTTCATCTGTAATGTTTGCACTTGCTGGAGCTGAAACAACTGCTAATTTTGTAACTGAAATAGATAACCCTAAGAAAAATTTCCCAAAGTCAATAATAATAGCAGCAGTTATGGTTGCAGGACTTTATGTTTTAGGCTCAATTGCAATAACGCTTATATTACCTACAGATAAAATAACTGCTTCTCAAGGTATATTAGTTGCACTTTCAAAAGTTGCTAGTGATCTTGGAATAGGAACATGGTTTATAAGGCTTGTAGCATTGGGAATATCACTTTCAATTTTCGGAGCTATAATACTTTATATTGCTTCACCTATAAAAATGCTTTTTGGAAGTGTAAATAAGGGGATATTTTCAGAATCCTTTACAAAACTTAATGAGCATAATATACCAACTAGAGCTGTTTATCTTCAAGCTGTAATAGTAACTGTAATATTAGTTGCAACCGCTTTACTTCCATCAGTTGATGCTATATACAATGTGTTAGTTACAATGACAGCTCTTACAGCATTATTCCCTTATGTACTATTGTTTTCATCATATATTAAGCTTAGAAAATCAAGACCAAATGAAAATAGACCTTATGAAATTTCAAAGAAAAATAAAACAGCAATTAGAATTTCATATATGGTACTAACAGTTGTAATAATTGGTATAGTTTTATCAGCTGCACCTGTTATGGATACTTTAAAGGGAAATATAATATATGAAGTAGAGATGATTGGTGGAGGACTAATTGTAATATTTAGTGGAATAGCTATTTGGAATAACTTTGTCAAAAGAACTGGATTCAAGGAAAACAATGCAGATAAAGCTATTTAA
- a CDS encoding Xaa-Pro peptidase family protein, with protein sequence MIQERLKKVLKLMESEKIPQMIVSDPCSIFYLTGRWILPGERMLALYITLNGNNKLFINELFPINEDLGVEKVVYNDIQNPVEILAKYVEKDKPMGVDKNWPARFLLQLMELKGGSTFINASGIIDKVRACKDETEKQLMRNASKLDDIAVGKMINLVPKKYSEKKMGKILSDIWEELGAEGHSFDPIVGYGANAADPHHVMDGSTVKEGDSVVIDIGCKKDSYCSDITRTVFYKHVSDHSKEVYNIVLEANKRGIEKVKAGVRFCDIDAAARDYITEKGYGKYFTHRLGHSIGIEDHDFGDVSSVNTDIVRPGQIFSIEPGIYLPGDVGVRIEDLVIATEDGCEILNHYPKDITVVE encoded by the coding sequence ATGATACAAGAAAGACTTAAAAAAGTTTTAAAACTTATGGAAAGTGAAAAAATACCGCAGATGATAGTTTCTGATCCATGCTCAATATTTTATTTAACTGGAAGATGGATTTTGCCAGGAGAGAGGATGCTTGCACTTTATATAACATTGAATGGAAATAATAAGTTATTTATAAATGAGTTATTTCCTATAAATGAAGATTTAGGTGTGGAGAAGGTAGTGTATAATGATATACAAAATCCTGTTGAAATTTTAGCAAAATATGTTGAAAAAGATAAACCAATGGGTGTAGATAAAAATTGGCCAGCTCGCTTTTTACTTCAGTTAATGGAATTAAAAGGCGGAAGTACTTTTATAAATGCTTCTGGAATTATAGATAAAGTGAGAGCTTGTAAAGATGAAACAGAAAAACAATTGATGAGGAATGCATCTAAACTTGACGATATTGCAGTAGGCAAAATGATAAACCTTGTTCCAAAAAAATACTCAGAGAAGAAAATGGGTAAAATACTTTCTGATATATGGGAAGAATTAGGAGCAGAAGGACATTCGTTTGATCCAATTGTAGGCTATGGTGCTAATGCGGCTGATCCACATCATGTAATGGATGGCTCAACTGTTAAAGAAGGAGACAGTGTAGTCATTGATATAGGATGTAAAAAGGATTCATATTGTTCAGATATTACTAGAACTGTTTTCTACAAGCATGTTTCAGACCACAGCAAAGAAGTATATAATATAGTTCTTGAAGCCAATAAGAGGGGAATAGAAAAGGTCAAAGCTGGGGTTAGATTTTGCGATATAGATGCTGCAGCTAGAGATTACATTACAGAAAAGGGATATGGAAAATACTTCACTCATAGACTTGGACATTCGATAGGAATAGAAGATCACGATTTTGGAGATGTTTCTTCAGTTAATACTGATATAGTTAGACCAGGTCAAATTTTTTCAATTGAGCCGGGAATTTATCTTCCAGGTGATGTTGGAGTACGTATAGAGGATTTAGTAATTGCAACTGAAGATGGATGTGAAATATTGAACCACTATCCAAAAGATATAACAGTGGTTGAATAA
- a CDS encoding cupin domain-containing protein translates to MIIKNNNAKLKNIDDGISKKVISHGGNLMGVEFHFLKGAVEVIHSHKNEQISYILKGSFELELEGKKEILRTGDSYYVKPNASHGILALEDSIILNVFTPQMEGFY, encoded by the coding sequence ATGATAATAAAAAATAATAATGCTAAACTTAAAAATATAGATGATGGGATTTCAAAAAAGGTAATTTCCCATGGAGGAAATTTAATGGGAGTAGAATTCCACTTTTTAAAGGGGGCAGTTGAAGTTATTCACTCCCATAAAAATGAACAAATAAGCTATATATTGAAAGGTAGTTTTGAGCTCGAACTTGAAGGAAAAAAAGAAATATTGAGAACGGGTGACAGTTATTATGTTAAACCAAATGCTAGTCATGGAATTTTAGCGTTAGAAGATTCAATTATATTGAATGTATTTACTCCTCAAATGGAAGGTTTTTATTAA
- the polA gene encoding DNA polymerase I gives MLKQKLLVLDGNSIMNRTFYALPPLTNSEGIHTNAVYGFITMLLKMKEEIKADYIVCTFDKKAPTFRHNEYKDYKAGRKRMPPELEEQFPIIKEILKLLSINIFEIDGFEADDIIGTLSKFAGEENIEVYVVTGDKDALQLAADSVKVVITKKGVTEKEIYDKNRMIDEFGVTPAQFIDVKGLMGDKSDNIPGVPGIGEKTAFKLIKEYGSIENVLMNIDNIKGNKIKENLRQYSDQAIFSKKLATIVTDVPIEINLDDIKSKDNYDESALKKLFMRLQFKSLIDKIKLPKNQDSGESFKDTLKFELASDLEKLKKVVYNILDTCKKKESLYLTFKIEDKNSYSKSYIDKIFISIDGLNYIINIKKIYDADSEAAVDLLKLIFEDDEIEKVSYDVKLPLTVLQKAGINFRGIKFDVKIAAYLIDSSRGKYDLETIIEDYLTIDAAGEGDEFQVRKTILLIKLYKVLKDTIEDKNMNELLYNIEQPLIYVLASMEYEGFRVDKAKLIELEEKFKNEIESCKKSIYLMADEEFNINSPKQLGKILFEKLDLPVIKKTKTGYSTNAEVLEKLYDKHPIIEKIIYYRQLTKLYSTYIEGLKSVIDVDDKIHSSFNQTVTTTGRLSSTEPNLQNIPVKYEMGKEIRKIFIPEKDSVILSADYSQIELRVLAHIANDSNLIDAFLNHSDIHTKTASEVFNVPMDEVTHTQRSNAKAVNFGIVYGIGDFSLAKDLKITRKEARNYIDKYFERYPGVKEYLDNIIEKAQKQSYVTTIANRRRFIPEINSSNKMVREFGKRLAMNTPIQGSAADIIKIAMVNVYNKLKEKGCKSYLILQVHDELILNVYKDEIEDVKNLVRDEMESAVELKVPLEVDINTGDNWYETK, from the coding sequence ATGTTAAAACAAAAATTACTAGTACTTGATGGTAATAGTATTATGAATAGAACATTTTATGCTCTTCCGCCGCTTACTAATTCTGAAGGAATACATACTAATGCTGTATACGGATTTATTACAATGTTACTTAAAATGAAAGAAGAGATAAAAGCAGATTATATAGTATGTACTTTTGATAAAAAGGCTCCAACATTTAGACATAATGAATATAAGGACTATAAGGCTGGTAGAAAAAGAATGCCTCCTGAATTAGAAGAACAATTTCCAATAATTAAAGAAATACTAAAATTGCTTTCCATAAATATATTTGAGATAGATGGATTTGAGGCAGATGATATAATAGGTACACTTTCTAAATTTGCAGGAGAAGAAAATATAGAAGTGTATGTAGTTACAGGAGATAAAGATGCACTGCAGCTTGCAGCAGATAGTGTAAAAGTTGTAATAACAAAAAAAGGGGTTACTGAAAAAGAAATATATGATAAAAATAGAATGATAGATGAGTTTGGAGTAACACCTGCTCAATTTATAGATGTAAAAGGTCTTATGGGTGATAAGTCAGATAATATACCTGGAGTACCCGGCATAGGTGAAAAGACAGCTTTTAAACTAATAAAAGAATATGGAAGCATAGAAAATGTATTAATGAATATTGATAATATAAAAGGAAATAAAATTAAGGAGAATTTAAGACAGTACAGTGACCAGGCAATATTTAGCAAGAAGTTAGCAACTATTGTAACTGATGTACCCATAGAGATTAATTTGGATGATATAAAATCAAAAGATAATTATGATGAGAGTGCTCTCAAAAAATTGTTTATGAGACTTCAATTTAAATCTTTGATTGATAAAATAAAATTACCTAAAAATCAAGACAGCGGTGAAAGTTTTAAAGATACATTAAAATTTGAATTAGCCAGCGACTTAGAAAAATTAAAAAAAGTTGTATATAATATATTAGATACTTGTAAGAAAAAAGAAAGCTTGTATTTGACTTTTAAGATTGAAGATAAAAATAGCTATTCTAAAAGCTATATAGATAAAATATTCATAAGTATAGATGGCTTGAATTATATAATAAACATTAAAAAAATATATGATGCTGATAGTGAAGCTGCAGTAGATTTATTAAAGCTTATTTTTGAAGACGATGAAATTGAAAAAGTAAGTTATGATGTGAAACTTCCACTTACAGTGCTCCAAAAAGCAGGCATAAATTTTAGAGGAATCAAGTTTGATGTTAAAATAGCTGCTTATTTAATAGATTCTTCAAGGGGAAAGTATGATCTTGAAACCATAATAGAAGACTATTTGACTATTGATGCAGCTGGAGAAGGTGATGAGTTCCAAGTAAGGAAAACAATTTTACTTATTAAACTCTATAAAGTACTTAAAGATACTATAGAAGATAAAAATATGAATGAATTACTGTATAATATAGAACAGCCGCTTATATATGTGTTAGCTTCAATGGAATATGAAGGGTTTAGAGTCGACAAGGCTAAACTCATAGAACTAGAGGAAAAGTTTAAAAATGAAATTGAAAGCTGCAAGAAAAGTATATATTTGATGGCAGATGAAGAATTTAACATAAATTCTCCAAAGCAATTAGGTAAAATCTTATTTGAAAAACTAGACTTACCTGTAATAAAGAAAACTAAAACTGGATATTCAACAAATGCAGAAGTCCTAGAAAAACTTTATGACAAACATCCTATAATAGAAAAAATAATATATTATAGGCAGCTTACTAAGTTATATTCTACATATATAGAAGGATTAAAATCTGTAATTGATGTAGATGATAAGATTCATTCAAGCTTTAATCAGACAGTTACAACTACTGGACGACTTTCTAGCACTGAGCCAAACTTGCAAAACATACCGGTAAAGTATGAAATGGGAAAAGAGATAAGAAAAATATTTATACCTGAAAAAGATTCAGTGATATTGTCTGCTGATTATTCACAAATAGAACTCAGGGTACTTGCACACATAGCAAATGACAGTAATTTAATAGATGCATTTTTAAATCATAGTGATATTCATACGAAAACGGCATCAGAAGTGTTCAATGTTCCAATGGATGAAGTAACACATACCCAGAGAAGTAATGCTAAAGCTGTAAATTTTGGCATAGTTTATGGCATAGGTGATTTTAGTCTTGCCAAGGATTTGAAAATAACCAGAAAAGAAGCTAGAAATTATATAGACAAATATTTTGAAAGATATCCTGGTGTAAAGGAGTATTTGGATAATATTATAGAGAAAGCTCAAAAACAATCGTATGTGACTACTATAGCAAATAGAAGAAGATTTATTCCTGAAATAAATTCTTCTAATAAGATGGTGAGAGAATTTGGAAAGAGATTAGCCATGAATACACCAATTCAAGGCAGTGCAGCAGATATAATAAAGATAGCTATGGTTAATGTATACAATAAGCTAAAGGAAAAAGGCTGTAAAAGTTATTTAATTCTCCAAGTTCATGATGAATTAATATTAAATGTATATAAAGATGAAATTGAAGATGTCAAGAATTTAGTTAGAGATGAGATGGAAAGTGCTGTAGAATTAAAGGTACCTTTAGAGGTAGATATAAATACTGGGGACAATTGGTATGAAACAAAATAA
- the coaE gene encoding dephospho-CoA kinase (Dephospho-CoA kinase (CoaE) performs the final step in coenzyme A biosynthesis.) has protein sequence MLKIGLTGGIGSGKSTVSKLLCDMGFYILDADIIAREVLKIYPEILQDVKNEFGNVFFDEDGKLKRKEFGNYIFQNKEERKKYEQIIMPFIRKETFIRLEKCEQDGKKFCILDAPTLIENNFHTYMDINLLVWVDLKTQIERVKKRDELSESQVLIRINSQMALEEKRRFADYIIDNSGDITQTKENLYIVLSKIGIKFKGGGVP, from the coding sequence ATGCTTAAAATTGGGCTTACAGGCGGCATTGGAAGTGGTAAAAGTACTGTTTCTAAACTACTTTGTGATATGGGATTTTACATTTTAGATGCGGATATTATAGCAAGAGAAGTTTTGAAGATTTACCCTGAGATACTTCAAGATGTAAAAAATGAATTTGGAAATGTTTTTTTTGATGAGGATGGTAAATTAAAAAGAAAAGAATTTGGAAATTATATTTTTCAAAATAAGGAAGAGAGAAAAAAATATGAACAAATAATAATGCCATTTATACGTAAGGAAACATTTATTAGATTAGAAAAGTGTGAGCAAGATGGAAAAAAGTTTTGTATCTTGGACGCACCTACATTAATAGAGAACAACTTTCATACATATATGGATATAAACCTATTAGTATGGGTGGATTTAAAGACTCAAATAGAGAGAGTTAAAAAAAGAGATGAATTATCAGAAAGTCAAGTTTTAATTAGAATAAATTCACAGATGGCTTTAGAGGAAAAAAGAAGGTTTGCAGACTACATTATAGATAATTCGGGTGATATAACTCAAACAAAAGAAAACTTATATATTGTACTAAGCAAAATTGGTATAAAATTTAAGGGGGGTGGAGTGCCTTAG